The Dyella sp. 2HG41-7 sequence TTTTACGGGGGCGATGGCATACGCACGTTCGGCTTGCCGGACTTGCGCGGGCGAACGCCTGTCGGCGCCGGTCCGTCCGCCGATCCAAGATGGGCGCCCAATCCCTATGTACAGGGGGAAATAGAGGGCGTCGAAAGTGTCTCACTCATGCAGCAGCAGATGCCGAACCATCAGCACATGATGAACGCCACGACGCAGGCCGGCGCCGCTCGCAATCCCAACAATTCCCTTTACGGCGCACCTCCGAGCGAAGCGCTCTACGCCACCACGGACAACAGTCCGATCCCGCTGGTGAACACGCAAGTGCAACCCATCGGTTCCGGGGCGCCCCATCCGAATATGCAGCCGAGTCTGGCGATCAATTTCAACATTGCGCTAAGCGGAATTTATCCATCACGCAGTTGATCGTGACGCCACATACCCTTTTGCAAGGAGCAACGTTATGACGACCCCTTTCGTGGGTGAGATTCGCTTGTTTGGCTTTCCGCGCGTTCCGACCGGCTGGTTCGCGTGCGACGGAAGCCTGCAGTCCATTGCGCAATATGAGGTTCTGTATCAATTGATCGGCACGACGTACGGCGGCGACGGCGTCAATACATTCGCTTTGCCGGATTTGCGCGGTAGCATCCCGTTGCATCAGGGGACGGGACTGGGACTCACTCCGCGCCCGATCGGCCAACGCGTCGGCAGTGAAACGGTAACGCTGAATACCACCCAGTTGCCGCAGCACACACATACCGCCAATGCCACCAAGAACAACGTCAGCAGTAAAACGCCCGGCCCGACGTTCTTGCCAGGCACGCTTACGACCACCGACACCATGTACGCCACCAACCTGACTGGCGCGAGCACCTTCACGATGGCGAACAACTGCGTTTCGACGCAGGGCGGGAGCCAATCCCATGACAACACGATGCCGACTCTGACCGTGTCGTATTGCATTGCGTACGCGGGCGTCTATCCATCGCAAAGCTGATGCCACTCACCCATGCAATCCATCATGACATCGCACGTTCAGGAGCAAGCT is a genomic window containing:
- a CDS encoding tail fiber protein encodes the protein MSEYFLGQIMLTGFNFPPRYFAQCNGQLLPIQQNTALFSLLGTFYGGDGIRTFGLPDLRGRTPVGAGPSADPRWAPNPYVQGEIEGVESVSLMQQQMPNHQHMMNATTQAGAARNPNNSLYGAPPSEALYATTDNSPIPLVNTQVQPIGSGAPHPNMQPSLAINFNIALSGIYPSRS
- a CDS encoding tail fiber protein; this encodes MTTPFVGEIRLFGFPRVPTGWFACDGSLQSIAQYEVLYQLIGTTYGGDGVNTFALPDLRGSIPLHQGTGLGLTPRPIGQRVGSETVTLNTTQLPQHTHTANATKNNVSSKTPGPTFLPGTLTTTDTMYATNLTGASTFTMANNCVSTQGGSQSHDNTMPTLTVSYCIAYAGVYPSQS